The genomic stretch TCATTTATACCTTAATGTATTTATCTATATTTTGATATTTGTTTAATATATTAATTAAAAAATTGGCACCAGCACCTATACAAAAACGTTTCGTAGAACCACACTAATAAATATTGCATATGTAAGAATATTTTTTGGTACTTTGATACATTCAAAACTTTAATGTGTTTCAAAACAAATGTTAACGGCTCATAAAAAATCATATCTCAAAACGTATTCTCATTCATTCAAAAGAAGAAAgaattaatgaaattcacatccagTTTTTCTGTTTTGGAGAATAAGATGTATGTACGCTTTCCAATCCATAATAACTGGCAGGGCTTACTTAGTAATACAGTAGTAAAGAAAATATGAAATTATGAAATTAGCTACAGAAATTGATAAATGGATAAAGCTAAACAAGTAAGGAGAGAATAAAAACGAaaagttaaaatgaattttcatAATTAAATGTAAGTTTGAAAATAAATAATAACGTAATGTAATAAAAAGAAAAGACattaaaaacaagaaaagaaaaaagacacAAATTTGTTGGCCCGGCCCACCAGCGAAAAAGGAtgcgcggcggctccggcggcaaATTACCCCTCGACCACCGCGTTCTCTGCTCCTCCGCCTCTCTGTCGCCATGGCCACCGTAGCTGCCCGCCGTCTACTCCGTCCTACCTCCTTCACCGCCTTATCCAGCGTCCGCCGCTTCCTCTCCTCCGCCGCTTCCCCACCTCCCAACCGTAGCTCCAACACGAACAGCCCCGTCTCCTTCGACTGGTCGGACGATGACGAGAATCCCTCCGCACCTCCACCCACAACCCCGGCAAAGAACCCCGCTCTTCCGCCTCCCTACGACCCTTTCAGCAAGAAGCCTGTTGTGGCCGATCCGGCCGACCCCACCAACCTGCAGGAAATTTTTCATCGGATGCGCACCGAAGGCCTCACTGACTATGCCATCAAGATGTTCGACGGATTGTCCAAAGACGGTCTCACACATGAGGCGCTGGCTCTCTTCTCGGTCATCAAGGACAAGGGCGCCATGCCCGACGTTGTTGCCCACACCGCCGTCCTTGAGGCCTACGCCAACGCCGGCCCAGGCCACTGGCGTGACGCAGTGCGCACATACAACCGCATGCTCTCGACCGGGGTCGCGCCCAACGCGTACACGCTTGCCGTGCTGGTCAAGGGGCTCGGGGCAAGCGACCGGTGCACGGAGGCCGGCAAGTACCTGCTAGACATGCTTGACCGTGGGATGCGGCCCAATGTGGCGACGTGCCTGGCCGCCTTCGATGCTCATGTGAGGATGGAGAAGGTGGAAGAGGGGAAGCTGCTGCTGGAGGAGATGAAGAAGAAGGGGTTTACGCTTGATGAGGAGGCAGTGCGCAGCAGCACCGTCAAGCGTGGGCATGTTTTCAGGGGCGTCATAAACCTGCTCTTTGGCAAGTGATATTGGTATGCATCTTTCTTAACATAGGAGATGTTGTGCCAAGAATAGTTGTTGGGTCATAACTTGTCAGGATTGTAATGGAAATGAAAATGTCGATTGTTTTTTACTGCACACAACATGGTTGATGTTTTATGTGTTCTTTTTAATGGTGAAGAGTGCATTTTATTGAGTTCTTAAACTGATTTCCATTAATCATAGACTCTTGCTGGTGATTGAATGTGACAATCTGTTTGAGGAACAAGGTGGAGATGTTGCGCCATGAACTTCTTGCATGTCGATCCTCACCTAATTGGGTTCACAGACGTTTGTAGGAGGCCAGCTTGGTATTGCTTGGTTTACCTGCAGGAGTGTGTTTTGGTGCAGCTTGAAGTGATGAGAAGGTGACAGACATAGGTTTGGAACTTGGAGCTAATTGCGGTTAGGATTCTTGCGTGAGACACTTAATACAAAGATGTGCTTGCTAAAACAGAACTTATTTTTGTACGATGTCATCTTTTTTTCCTGTCATATTAACTGAAGAATCATCGAAACCTATGGCCAGGTCACTAGGCAGATGCGCAATTGGCTAGATGAGAGAAATTATCTGTTGTTGATGCTAAGTGATGGGGAATTCGGGAGTAGTTAGGACTAAACACATGACACTTAAGCTAAGCTTAGTAGCTGATGAGAAATTGCCGCAGGTGAATGGCCTTCGCCATCCCTATTCCTGCCTTTAGGAGTGGTGTACACAACCTAACCTAGAGTTTGAAGTTTATGTCTGTTGATCTTTGGTGGCTGCATTCTTTATATAGCACCAGTTTTGGCGAGTCTTTTCTCGTTgaaaataaaatcatgtatgcAGTAACTATTTTGTGACTCATTCTGGTAATGCTTTGGCTTTAACTGAAACCAAATATAAAGAAATGCATTTGGTTTTCCACTAAGTTTGGTGTGAGATGCACTTCAAGTTCTTTATTCTTCAGTTCATTGAAATAAAT from Lolium rigidum isolate FL_2022 chromosome 4, APGP_CSIRO_Lrig_0.1, whole genome shotgun sequence encodes the following:
- the LOC124705775 gene encoding pentatricopeptide repeat-containing protein At4g38150-like, with amino-acid sequence MATVAARRLLRPTSFTALSSVRRFLSSAASPPPNRSSNTNSPVSFDWSDDDENPSAPPPTTPAKNPALPPPYDPFSKKPVVADPADPTNLQEIFHRMRTEGLTDYAIKMFDGLSKDGLTHEALALFSVIKDKGAMPDVVAHTAVLEAYANAGPGHWRDAVRTYNRMLSTGVAPNAYTLAVLVKGLGASDRCTEAGKYLLDMLDRGMRPNVATCLAAFDAHVRMEKVEEGKLLLEEMKKKGFTLDEEAVRSSTVKRGHVFRGVINLLFGK